One segment of Sinorhizobium sp. BG8 DNA contains the following:
- the rpoB gene encoding DNA-directed RNA polymerase subunit beta, with amino-acid sequence MAQTLSFNGRRRVRKFFGKIPEVAEMPNLIEVQKASYDQFLMVDEPVGGRPDEGLQSVFKSVFPITDFSGASMLEFVSYEFEQPKFDVDECRQRDLTYAAPLKVTLRLIVFDIDEDTGAKSIKDIKEQNVYMGDMPLMTDNGTFIVNGTERVIVSQMHRSPGVFFDHDKGKSHSSGKLLFAARVIPYRGSWLDIEFDAKDIVHARIDRRRKIPVTSLLMALGMDGEEILSTFYTQSLYQREGDGWRIPFQPDTLKGQKVLADLVDADTGEVVVEAGKKLTPRLLKQLTEKGLKALKATDDDLYGNYLAEDVVNMATGEIYLEAGDEIDEKTLPVILSAGFDEIPVLDIDHINVGAYIRNTLSADKNENRQDALFDIYRVMRPGEPPTMDSAEAMFNTLFFDAERYDLSAVGRVKMNMRLDLDVADTVRILRKEDILAVVKMLVELRDGKGEIDDIDNLGNRRVRSVGELMENQYRLGLLRMERAIKERMSSIEIDTVMPQDLINAKPAAAAVREFFGSSQLSQFMDQVNPLSEITHKRRLSALGPGGLTRERAGFEVRDVHPTHYGRICPIETPEGPNIGLINSLATFARVNKYGFIESPYRKIVDGKVTTDVVYLSAMEEAKYHVAQANSVLNDDNSFSEEFVVCRHAGEVMLAPRDQINLMDVSPKQLVSVAAALIPFLENDDANRALMGSNMQRQAVPLLRAEAPFVGTGMEPVVARDSGAAIAARRGGVVDQVDATRIVIRATEDLDPSKSGVDIYRLQKFQRSNQNTCVNQRPLVTVGDVLNKGDIIADGPSTDLGDLALGRNALVAFMPWNGYNYEDSILLSERIVSDDVFTSIHIEEFEVMARDTKLGPEEITRDIPNVSEEALKNLDEAGIVYIGAEVQPGDILVGKITPKGESPMTPEEKLLRAIFGEKASDVRDTSMRMPPGTFGTVVEVRVFNRHGVEKDERAMAIEREEIERLAKDRDDEQAILDRNVYGRLVDMLRGHVAVAGPKSFKKGTELSNAVISEYPRSQWWMFAVEDEKVQGEIEALRGQYDESKSRLEQRFMDKVEKVQRGDEMPPGVMKMVKVFVAVKRKIQPGDKMAGRHGNKGVVSRIVPVEDMPFLEDGTHVDIVLNPLGVPSRMNVGQILETHLGWACAGMGKQIGEMLDAYKAGGEIKPLRDTIDSVIGSGPKGEPIKQYDDESIVRLAEQTRRGVSIATPVFDGAVEKDVNEMLSQAGLKVTGQSTLYDGRTGDQFDRQVTVGYIYMLKLNHLVDDKIHARSIGPYSLVTQQPLGGKAQFGGQRFGEMEVWALEAYGAAYTLQEMLTVKSDDVAGRTKVYEAIVRGDDTFEAGIPESFNVLVKEMRSLGLSVELENSKVDPAAEAAQLPDAAE; translated from the coding sequence ATGGCTCAGACCCTTTCGTTTAACGGTCGCAGGCGCGTACGCAAGTTTTTTGGTAAGATTCCCGAAGTCGCTGAGATGCCGAACCTGATCGAGGTTCAAAAGGCTTCCTACGACCAGTTTCTCATGGTGGACGAACCCGTTGGCGGCCGTCCGGACGAAGGCCTTCAATCCGTCTTCAAGTCGGTATTTCCGATCACCGACTTCTCGGGCGCGTCCATGCTCGAATTCGTTTCCTACGAGTTCGAACAGCCCAAGTTCGATGTCGACGAGTGCCGTCAGCGCGACCTGACCTACGCAGCTCCCCTCAAGGTGACGCTGCGCCTCATCGTGTTCGATATCGACGAGGATACCGGCGCGAAGTCGATCAAGGACATCAAGGAACAGAACGTCTACATGGGCGACATGCCGCTCATGACCGACAACGGCACGTTCATCGTCAACGGCACCGAGCGCGTCATCGTCTCCCAGATGCACCGCTCGCCGGGCGTGTTCTTCGACCACGACAAGGGCAAGAGCCACTCGTCGGGCAAGCTGCTCTTCGCAGCCCGCGTCATCCCGTACCGCGGCTCCTGGCTCGACATCGAGTTCGACGCCAAGGACATCGTGCATGCCCGTATCGACCGCCGCCGCAAGATCCCGGTGACGTCGCTGCTGATGGCGCTCGGCATGGACGGCGAAGAAATCCTGTCGACCTTCTACACGCAGTCGCTCTACCAGCGCGAAGGTGACGGCTGGCGCATTCCGTTCCAGCCCGACACGCTGAAGGGCCAGAAGGTCCTGGCCGACCTCGTTGACGCCGACACTGGCGAAGTCGTGGTCGAGGCCGGCAAGAAGCTGACCCCGCGTCTGCTGAAGCAGCTCACCGAAAAGGGTCTCAAGGCCCTCAAGGCCACGGATGATGACCTTTACGGCAACTACCTTGCCGAGGATGTCGTCAACATGGCGACCGGTGAGATCTATCTGGAAGCCGGCGACGAGATCGACGAGAAGACACTTCCTGTGATCCTGTCGGCAGGCTTCGACGAGATCCCGGTTCTCGACATCGACCACATCAACGTGGGCGCCTATATCCGCAACACGCTTTCGGCCGACAAGAACGAGAACCGTCAGGACGCTCTGTTCGACATCTACCGCGTCATGCGTCCGGGTGAGCCGCCGACCATGGATTCGGCCGAAGCCATGTTCAACACGCTGTTCTTCGATGCGGAGCGTTACGACCTCTCCGCCGTCGGTCGCGTGAAGATGAACATGCGTCTCGATCTCGACGTCGCCGACACTGTTCGTATCCTGCGCAAGGAAGACATCCTGGCTGTCGTCAAGATGCTCGTCGAACTGCGTGACGGCAAGGGCGAGATCGACGACATCGACAACCTCGGCAACCGTCGTGTCCGTTCGGTCGGCGAGCTGATGGAGAACCAGTACCGTCTCGGCCTGCTTCGCATGGAGCGCGCGATCAAGGAACGTATGTCCTCGATCGAGATCGACACGGTCATGCCGCAGGACCTGATCAATGCGAAGCCGGCAGCTGCTGCCGTTCGCGAATTCTTCGGTTCCTCGCAGCTCTCGCAGTTCATGGACCAGGTGAACCCGCTTTCGGAAATCACTCACAAGCGTCGTCTTTCGGCTCTTGGTCCGGGTGGTCTGACCCGCGAGCGCGCAGGCTTCGAAGTCCGCGACGTTCATCCGACCCACTACGGCCGTATTTGCCCGATCGAAACGCCGGAAGGCCCGAACATCGGTCTGATCAACTCGCTCGCAACCTTCGCCCGCGTCAACAAGTACGGCTTCATCGAGAGCCCGTACCGCAAGATCGTGGACGGCAAGGTGACGACGGACGTGGTCTACCTCTCCGCCATGGAAGAGGCCAAGTACCACGTTGCTCAGGCGAACTCGGTACTCAACGACGACAACTCCTTCTCGGAAGAATTCGTCGTTTGCCGTCACGCCGGCGAAGTTATGCTCGCCCCGCGCGACCAGATCAACCTGATGGACGTTTCGCCGAAGCAGCTCGTTTCGGTAGCGGCCGCGCTCATCCCGTTCCTTGAGAACGACGACGCGAACCGCGCGCTCATGGGTTCGAACATGCAGCGTCAAGCCGTGCCGCTCCTGCGTGCGGAAGCTCCGTTCGTCGGTACCGGCATGGAGCCGGTCGTTGCCCGCGACTCCGGTGCTGCCATCGCGGCCCGCCGCGGCGGCGTTGTCGACCAGGTCGACGCGACGCGTATCGTTATCCGTGCGACCGAAGACCTCGATCCGTCGAAGTCCGGCGTCGACATCTACCGTCTGCAGAAGTTCCAGCGTTCGAACCAGAACACCTGCGTCAACCAGCGTCCGCTGGTCACCGTCGGCGACGTTCTGAACAAGGGCGACATCATCGCGGACGGTCCGTCGACCGACCTCGGCGATCTGGCTCTCGGCCGCAACGCGCTCGTCGCGTTCATGCCGTGGAACGGCTACAACTACGAAGACTCCATCCTGCTCTCCGAGCGGATCGTGTCCGACGACGTGTTCACCTCCATCCACATCGAGGAATTCGAAGTGATGGCGCGTGACACCAAGCTTGGTCCGGAAGAAATCACGCGCGACATTCCGAACGTTTCGGAAGAAGCGCTGAAGAATCTCGACGAAGCAGGCATCGTCTACATCGGTGCGGAAGTTCAGCCGGGCGACATTCTCGTCGGCAAGATCACGCCTAAGGGCGAAAGCCCGATGACGCCGGAAGAAAAGCTTCTGCGCGCCATCTTCGGTGAAAAGGCTTCCGACGTCCGCGACACCTCCATGCGCATGCCCCCGGGCACGTTCGGCACCGTCGTCGAAGTTCGCGTCTTCAATCGCCACGGCGTTGAGAAGGACGAGCGCGCGATGGCGATCGAGCGCGAGGAAATCGAGCGCCTGGCAAAGGACCGCGACGACGAGCAGGCGATCCTCGACCGCAACGTCTACGGCCGTCTGGTCGACATGCTTCGCGGTCACGTGGCTGTTGCCGGCCCCAAGAGCTTCAAGAAGGGCACCGAGCTTTCCAACGCTGTCATCAGCGAATATCCCCGCTCGCAGTGGTGGATGTTTGCCGTCGAGGACGAAAAGGTCCAGGGCGAGATCGAAGCGCTCCGTGGTCAGTACGACGAGTCCAAGTCGCGCCTCGAACAGCGCTTCATGGACAAGGTCGAGAAGGTTCAGCGCGGCGACGAAATGCCTCCGGGCGTCATGAAGATGGTCAAGGTCTTCGTTGCTGTTAAGCGCAAGATCCAGCCGGGCGACAAGATGGCCGGCCGTCACGGCAACAAGGGTGTCGTGTCGCGCATCGTGCCTGTCGAGGACATGCCGTTCCTCGAGGACGGCACGCACGTCGACATCGTGCTGAATCCGCTGGGCGTGCCTTCGCGCATGAACGTCGGTCAGATTCTCGAGACGCACCTTGGTTGGGCTTGTGCCGGCATGGGCAAGCAGATCGGCGAGATGCTGGACGCCTACAAGGCGGGCGGCGAGATCAAGCCGCTTCGCGACACCATCGACAGCGTCATCGGATCCGGTCCGAAGGGCGAGCCGATCAAGCAGTACGACGATGAGTCCATCGTTCGCCTGGCGGAGCAGACCCGCCGCGGCGTATCGATCGCGACGCCGGTCTTCGACGGCGCCGTCGAGAAGGACGTCAACGAGATGCTTTCTCAGGCGGGCCTGAAGGTTACCGGCCAGTCCACGCTTTATGATGGACGTACCGGCGATCAGTTCGACCGTCAGGTGACAGTGGGCTACATCTACATGTTGAAGCTCAACCACCTTGTCGACGACAAGATCCACGCCCGTTCGATCGGTCCTTACTCGCTCGTTACCCAGCAGCCGCTGGGCGGCAAGGCGCAGTTCGGCGGTCAGCGCTTCGGGGAAATGGAAGTCTGGGCGCTCGAGGCCTATGGCGCCGCCTACACCCTGCAGGAAATGCTGACGGTGAAGTCGGACGACGTGGCCGGTCGTACGAAGGTCTACGAAGCGATCGTCAGGGGCGACGACACGTTCGAAGCCGGTATTCCGGAAAGCTTCAACGTTCTCGTCAAGGAAATGCGCTCGCTGGGTCTCAGCGTCGAGTTGGAAAACTCGAAGGTCGACCCGGCTGCAGAAGCAGCGCAGCTTCCGGACGCCGCGGAATAA
- the rpoC gene encoding DNA-directed RNA polymerase subunit beta', producing MNQEVMNLFNPQVPAQTFDSIRISIASPEKILSWSYGEIKKPETINYRTFKPERDGLFCARIFGPIKDYECLCGKYKRMKYKGIICEKCGVEVTLSRVRRERMGHIELAAPVAHIWFLKSLPSRIATLLDMTLKDVERVLYFENYIVTEPGLTALKENQLLSEEEYMIAVDEYGEDQFTAMIGAEAIYEMLASMNLEKIAGDLRSDLADTTSDLKQKKLMKRLKIVENFMESGNRPEWMIMKVVPVIPPDLRPLVPLDGGRFATSDLNDLYRRVINRNNRLKRLIELRAPGIIIRNEKRMLQESVDALFDNGRRGRVITGANKRPLKSLSDMLKGKQGRFRQNLLGKRVDYSGRSVIVTGPELKLHQCGLPKKMALELFKPFIYARLDAKGFSSTVKQAKKLVEKEKPEVWDILDEVIREHPVLLNRAPTLHRLGIQAFEPILVEGKAIQLHPLVCTAFNADFDGDQMAVHVPLSLEAQLEARVLMMSTNNILHPANGAPIIVPSQDMVLGLYYLSIMNQNEPGEGMAFSDLGELHHALETKSVTLHAKIKGRYKTVDADGNPVSKIHETTPGRMIIGELLPKNPNIPFDICNQEMTKKNISKMIDTVYRHCGQKDTVIFCDRIMQLGFAHACRAGISFGKDDMVIPDTKAKIVADTESLVKEYEQQYNDGLITQGEKYNKVVDAWGKATEKVAEEMMARIKAVEFDDNGRQKPMNSIYMMSHSGARGSPNQMRQLGGMRGLMAKPSGEIIETPIISNFKEGLTVNEYFNSTHGARKGLADTALKTANSGYLTRRLVDVAQDCIVTHVDCGTDKGLTMTAIVDAGQVVASIGTRVLGRTALDDIDHPVTGVRIVDAGRMILEADVVEIEKAGIQSIRIRSALTCEIQTGVCGVCYGRDLARGTPVNMGEAVGVIAAQSIGEPGTQLTMRTFHLGGTATVVDQSFLEASYEGTVQIKNRNMLRNSEGVLVAMGRNMAIQILDERGVERSSQRVAYGSKIFVDDGDKVKRGQRLAEWDPYTRPMMTEVEGTVHFEDVVDGISVLESTDESTGITKRSVIDWRSTPRGTDLKPAIVIKDKNGAVAKLSRGGDARFMLSVDAILSVEPGQKVSQGDVLARSPLESAKTKDITGGLPRVAELFEARRPKDHAIIAEIDGTVRFGRDYKNKRRVTIEPAEDGVEPVEYLIPKGKPFHLQDGDYIEKGDYILDGNPAPHDILAIKGVEALASYLVNEIQEVYRLQGVVINDKHIEVIVRQMLQKVEITDAGDSTYIVGDNVDRIELEDANDRLIEEGKKPAYGDPVLLGITKASLQTPSFISAASFQETTKVLTEAAIAGKMDGLQGLKENVIVGRLIPAGTGGTMTQIRRIATSRDEMILDERRKSTGAGVATPMLADLAGSEGAAAE from the coding sequence ATGAACCAAGAGGTCATGAATCTTTTCAATCCGCAGGTGCCTGCGCAGACTTTCGACTCCATCCGGATTTCGATCGCCAGCCCCGAGAAGATTCTCTCCTGGTCTTACGGCGAAATCAAAAAGCCGGAGACGATCAACTACCGCACGTTCAAGCCCGAACGCGACGGCTTGTTCTGCGCGCGCATCTTTGGCCCGATCAAGGACTACGAGTGCCTGTGCGGCAAGTACAAGCGCATGAAGTACAAGGGCATCATCTGCGAAAAGTGCGGCGTCGAAGTCACGCTGTCGCGCGTTCGCCGTGAGCGCATGGGCCACATCGAACTCGCAGCGCCCGTCGCGCACATCTGGTTCCTGAAGTCCCTGCCGAGCCGCATCGCGACCCTGCTCGACATGACGCTGAAGGATGTCGAGCGCGTTCTCTATTTCGAGAACTACATCGTCACCGAGCCAGGCCTGACGGCACTGAAGGAAAACCAGCTCCTCAGCGAAGAGGAGTACATGATCGCGGTCGACGAGTACGGTGAAGACCAGTTCACCGCGATGATCGGCGCCGAGGCGATCTATGAAATGCTCGCCTCGATGAACCTCGAGAAGATCGCCGGCGACCTGCGTTCAGATCTGGCCGACACCACGTCGGATCTCAAGCAGAAGAAGCTGATGAAGCGCCTGAAGATCGTCGAGAACTTCATGGAGTCCGGCAACCGCCCGGAATGGATGATCATGAAGGTCGTTCCGGTCATCCCGCCGGACCTGCGCCCGCTGGTTCCGCTGGACGGCGGCCGTTTCGCGACGTCGGACCTGAACGATCTGTACCGCCGCGTGATCAACCGTAACAACCGTCTGAAGCGCCTCATCGAGCTGCGCGCACCGGGCATCATCATCCGTAACGAGAAGCGCATGCTTCAGGAATCGGTTGACGCCCTGTTCGACAACGGCCGCCGTGGCCGCGTCATCACCGGTGCCAACAAGCGTCCGCTGAAGTCGCTGTCCGACATGCTCAAGGGTAAGCAGGGCCGCTTCCGCCAGAACCTGCTCGGCAAGCGCGTCGACTATTCCGGTCGTTCGGTCATTGTGACGGGTCCGGAACTGAAGCTGCACCAGTGCGGCCTTCCGAAGAAGATGGCGCTCGAACTGTTCAAGCCGTTCATCTACGCCCGTCTCGATGCGAAGGGTTTCTCCTCGACCGTCAAGCAGGCGAAGAAGCTGGTTGAGAAGGAAAAGCCTGAGGTCTGGGATATCCTCGACGAGGTCATCCGCGAGCATCCGGTTCTCCTGAACCGCGCACCGACGCTGCACCGCCTGGGCATCCAGGCCTTCGAACCGATCCTGGTCGAAGGCAAGGCGATCCAGCTGCATCCGCTCGTCTGCACGGCCTTCAACGCCGACTTCGACGGTGACCAGATGGCCGTTCACGTGCCGCTGTCGCTCGAAGCCCAGCTCGAAGCCCGCGTGCTCATGATGTCGACCAACAACATCCTGCACCCGGCGAACGGCGCACCGATCATCGTTCCGTCGCAGGACATGGTTCTCGGCCTCTACTACCTCTCGATCATGAACCAGAACGAGCCGGGCGAAGGCATGGCCTTCTCCGACCTCGGCGAACTTCATCATGCGCTTGAGACGAAGTCGGTCACCCTGCATGCCAAGATCAAGGGCCGCTACAAGACCGTCGACGCCGACGGCAACCCGGTCTCGAAGATCCATGAGACGACTCCTGGCCGCATGATCATCGGCGAACTCCTGCCGAAGAATCCGAACATCCCGTTCGATATCTGCAACCAGGAAATGACCAAGAAGAACATCTCCAAGATGATCGACACGGTCTACCGTCACTGCGGCCAGAAGGACACGGTCATTTTCTGCGACCGGATCATGCAGCTCGGCTTTGCGCACGCTTGCCGCGCCGGCATCTCGTTCGGCAAGGACGACATGGTCATTCCGGATACCAAGGCGAAGATCGTTGCCGACACCGAGTCCCTGGTGAAGGAATACGAGCAGCAGTACAACGACGGTCTGATCACTCAGGGCGAGAAGTACAACAAGGTCGTTGATGCCTGGGGCAAGGCGACCGAAAAGGTCGCCGAAGAGATGATGGCGCGCATCAAGGCGGTCGAGTTTGACGACAATGGTCGCCAGAAGCCGATGAACTCGATCTACATGATGTCGCACTCGGGTGCTCGTGGTTCTCCGAACCAGATGCGCCAGCTGGGCGGCATGCGCGGCCTGATGGCCAAGCCGTCGGGTGAAATCATCGAGACGCCGATCATCTCGAACTTCAAGGAAGGCCTGACCGTGAACGAGTACTTCAACTCGACGCACGGTGCCCGTAAGGGTCTGGCGGACACCGCCTTGAAGACCGCGAACTCCGGTTACCTGACCCGTCGTCTCGTCGACGTGGCGCAGGATTGCATCGTCACGCATGTCGATTGCGGCACCGACAAGGGCCTCACGATGACGGCGATCGTCGATGCCGGCCAGGTCGTGGCTTCGATAGGCACTCGCGTTCTGGGCCGTACCGCTCTCGACGACATCGATCACCCGGTCACGGGTGTCCGCATCGTCGACGCGGGCCGGATGATCCTCGAGGCCGACGTAGTCGAAATCGAAAAGGCTGGCATCCAGTCGATCCGCATTCGTTCGGCGCTAACCTGCGAAATCCAGACCGGTGTCTGCGGCGTCTGCTACGGTCGTGACCTTGCACGCGGTACGCCCGTCAACATGGGCGAAGCCGTTGGCGTCATCGCGGCACAGTCGATCGGTGAACCTGGCACCCAGCTCACCATGCGTACCTTCCACTTGGGCGGCACGGCGACCGTGGTCGACCAGTCGTTCCTGGAAGCGTCGTATGAAGGCACGGTGCAGATCAAGAACCGCAACATGCTGCGCAACTCCGAAGGCGTTCTCGTCGCAATGGGCCGCAACATGGCGATCCAGATCCTGGACGAGCGTGGCGTGGAACGTTCCTCGCAGCGCGTTGCCTACGGTTCGAAGATCTTCGTGGACGATGGCGACAAGGTGAAGCGCGGACAGCGTCTCGCAGAGTGGGACCCCTACACCCGTCCGATGATGACGGAAGTGGAAGGTACCGTTCACTTCGAAGACGTCGTCGACGGCATCTCGGTTCTGGAATCGACCGATGAGTCGACGGGCATCACCAAGCGTTCGGTCATCGACTGGCGCTCGACGCCGCGTGGTACGGACCTGAAGCCGGCAATCGTGATCAAGGACAAGAATGGCGCTGTCGCCAAGCTGTCCCGTGGTGGCGATGCGCGCTTCATGCTCTCCGTCGACGCGATCCTGTCGGTCGAGCCGGGCCAGAAGGTCAGCCAGGGTGACGTGCTTGCACGTTCGCCGCTGGAAAGCGCCAAGACCAAGGACATCACCGGTGGTCTGCCGCGCGTGGCCGAGCTGTTCGAAGCCCGTCGTCCGAAGGACCACGCCATCATCGCAGAGATCGATGGTACGGTTCGCTTCGGCCGCGACTACAAGAACAAGCGTCGCGTGACGATCGAGCCTGCTGAGGACGGTGTCGAGCCGGTCGAGTACCTGATCCCGAAGGGCAAGCCCTTCCATCTTCAGGACGGCGACTACATCGAAAAGGGCGACTACATCCTCGACGGCAACCCGGCACCGCACGACATCCTGGCGATCAAGGGCGTGGAGGCTCTGGCTTCCTATCTCGTGAACGAAATTCAGGAAGTCTATCGTCTGCAGGGCGTTGTCATCAACGACAAGCACATCGAGGTGATCGTTCGTCAGATGCTGCAGAAGGTGGAAATCACCGATGCGGGCGACTCGACCTACATCGTCGGCGACAATGTCGACCGGATCGAGCTCGAAGACGCCAACGACCGCCTGATCGAGGAAGGCAAGAAGCCGGCCTACGGCGACCCGGTCCTGCTGGGTATCACCAAGGCCTCGCTGCAGACCCCGTCCTTCATCTCGGCTGCGTCCTTCCAGGAAACCACCAAGGTTCTCACGGAAGCCGCGATCGCCGGCAAGATGGACGGCCTGCAGGGTCTGAAGGAAAACGTCATCGTCGGTCGTCTGATCCCGGCCGGTACGGGCGGAACCATGACCCAGATCCGCCGCATCGCGACCTCGCGCGACGAGATGATCCTCGACGAGCGCCGCAAGTCGACGGGCGCCGGCGTTGCAACGCCGATGCTTGCCGATCTTGCTGGCAGCGAAGGCGCTGCGGCCGAGTAA
- a CDS encoding transcriptional regulator, protein MGVSPDNDNTADEPMVFIIIGKAYEHDGDEEGVDIHVMLRAPDDDTAVRETLNALSAEGFLEADLDQIGTLTDAPDEEPHASAYQGALEGEVAIIRFT, encoded by the coding sequence ATGGGCGTCTCCCCTGACAACGACAACACCGCCGACGAGCCGATGGTCTTCATCATCATCGGCAAGGCCTATGAACATGACGGAGACGAAGAAGGTGTCGACATCCACGTGATGCTGCGTGCTCCCGATGACGACACTGCGGTACGCGAGACGCTGAATGCGCTCTCGGCGGAAGGCTTCCTCGAGGCGGATCTCGACCAGATCGGCACGCTGACGGACGCCCCCGACGAGGAGCCTCACGCTTCCGCTTACCAGGGCGCGCTCGAAGGCGAAGTCGCGATCATACGCTTCACCTGA
- the rpsL gene encoding 30S ribosomal protein S12, which yields MPTVNQLIRKPRQAQVKRNKVPALQENPQKRGVCTRVYTTTPKKPNSALRKVAKIRLTNGFEVIGYIPGEGHNLQEHSVVMIRGGRVKDLPGVRYHIIRGVLDTQGVKNRKQRRSKYGAKRPK from the coding sequence ATGCCTACCGTAAACCAGCTGATCCGCAAGCCGCGTCAGGCACAGGTAAAGCGCAACAAGGTTCCTGCTCTGCAGGAAAACCCGCAGAAGCGTGGCGTTTGCACCCGCGTTTACACGACGACCCCGAAGAAGCCGAACTCGGCTCTGCGTAAGGTTGCCAAGATCCGCCTGACCAACGGCTTCGAAGTCATCGGTTACATTCCGGGTGAAGGTCACAACCTGCAGGAACACTCCGTTGTCATGATCCGTGGCGGCCGCGTGAAGGACCTTCCGGGTGTGCGTTACCACATCATCCGCGGCGTTCTCGACACCCAGGGCGTCAAGAACCGCAAGCAGCGCCGTTCGAAGTACGGTGCGAAGCGTCCGAAGTAA